One window of the Desulfovibrio sp. genome contains the following:
- a CDS encoding histidine kinase yields MAALDRRALREVGADRIEGLTSGVAAARILAGLDEAPPSFQPDVVVCSQRLSDMEGEQFCAIMRLHPMLLDMPVLLILPHDSEVEQLRTLGCGASALLARPYSIDQLKAHLDFLVATRPSLDDLDKAGQLTTTRAFDDALATYGILLKPIRQPEDYFRVGMQCLEQRKWNSAINAFQRAMRGALIQGKAELGMAAAWKGKGDMARYRHYLSQAAATFVRARQWNRARAVYGRMLQEDPNARSPFLSEALQQMRQGNYDQAAGILAQGYEITPRQQITERMAQICLAADTSAEMLASMETCLEQALGADARALSEEIRTTLDGLAVEAETKKLEDAVERQWRAGRNARSREEADSTATDAPEDSLSQLATPPASAAGQQAGAGTARVPRSGARQRGQVGIALAEDEYDDPPSQQGVAARSGTLRAGQGATAPVISLWGEQDGTAPAQSGASAGQSNGVAGQSDRNDEGGSQKITPAGTPIPPLLDPLARGKSASGPFGGKSSLSDMMSIVKFTWKQAFRK; encoded by the coding sequence ATGGCCGCTCTCGATCGGCGCGCCCTGCGCGAGGTGGGAGCAGACCGCATAGAAGGCCTTACCTCTGGCGTTGCGGCAGCCCGTATACTGGCTGGTCTGGACGAAGCCCCTCCCTCTTTTCAGCCCGACGTTGTAGTTTGCTCGCAGCGGCTTTCAGACATGGAAGGCGAACAGTTTTGCGCCATCATGCGCCTGCACCCCATGCTGCTCGACATGCCCGTGCTGCTCATACTGCCGCACGACAGCGAAGTGGAACAACTTCGTACCCTTGGCTGCGGAGCCAGCGCCCTGCTTGCGCGCCCCTACTCCATAGACCAGCTCAAGGCACATCTCGATTTTCTCGTTGCCACACGTCCCTCACTGGACGATCTGGACAAGGCGGGGCAGCTTACTACCACCAGAGCTTTTGACGATGCCCTGGCCACCTACGGCATTCTGCTCAAACCCATACGCCAACCCGAAGACTACTTTCGCGTAGGCATGCAATGCCTTGAACAGCGCAAATGGAACAGCGCCATCAACGCCTTCCAGCGGGCCATGCGCGGCGCGCTTATTCAGGGCAAGGCCGAACTTGGCATGGCCGCAGCGTGGAAGGGCAAGGGTGATATGGCGCGCTACCGGCATTACCTTTCACAGGCCGCAGCCACCTTTGTGCGCGCCCGCCAGTGGAACCGGGCGCGGGCCGTATACGGGCGCATGCTGCAGGAAGACCCCAACGCACGCAGCCCCTTTTTGTCAGAGGCTCTGCAGCAGATGCGCCAGGGCAACTACGATCAGGCCGCAGGCATTCTTGCCCAGGGCTACGAAATTACACCACGCCAGCAGATTACCGAGCGCATGGCCCAGATATGCCTTGCAGCCGACACCTCAGCCGAAATGCTTGCGAGCATGGAGACCTGCCTTGAGCAGGCACTGGGAGCAGACGCCCGGGCTCTGAGCGAAGAAATACGCACCACGCTTGATGGTCTGGCTGTGGAGGCCGAAACCAAAAAGCTTGAAGATGCGGTAGAACGCCAGTGGCGGGCAGGCAGAAACGCGCGTTCGCGCGAAGAAGCAGACAGCACGGCGACCGATGCGCCCGAGGATTCATTGTCCCAGCTTGCCACGCCTCCCGCTTCCGCCGCTGGTCAGCAAGCAGGTGCGGGTACGGCACGTGTGCCGCGCTCGGGTGCGCGCCAGCGTGGGCAGGTGGGCATTGCCCTGGCCGAAGATGAATATGACGACCCGCCCTCGCAGCAGGGCGTTGCCGCCCGGTCTGGAACGCTGCGCGCAGGGCAGGGGGCAACTGCGCCGGTCATATCCCTGTGGGGCGAACAGGACGGCACGGCTCCCGCGCAGTCTGGCGCTTCTGCCGGGCAATCAAATGGCGTTGCCGGTCAGTCTGACCGCAACGACGAGGGTGGCTCGCAAAAGATCACCCCGGCGGGCACACCCATTCCGCCCCTGCTTGATCCGCTTGCCCGGGGCAAGAGTGCAAGCGGCCCCTTTGGCGGCAAGAGCAGCCTCAGCGACATGATGTCCATCGTCAAATTTACCTGGAAGCAGGCCTTCCGCAAATAG
- a CDS encoding MATE family efflux transporter gives MFAKYFSLSEARRFYSVGLPIFIAQLSQTGMTFADTAMSGLYSAQALAAVAVAGSIWAPVALLGIGCLLALSPLSAQLVGSGRADRAAHLLRQGLWLTLGLSIVLVSFYYAVSFHLEVFGLEPELAEMAGGYLRAIMWGLPGFLFFVNLRSFLEGFARTRPAMVIGLLGLALNVPCNYVFIYGKFGLPELGGVGCGVASAISFWFMGLCMLYYLRRDPQYKSLGPLFAPLFRGGSACGPRFDGALVLRVLRIGLPGALALFFEVSLFALSAILLAPLGTVMVAGHQIALNFGALVFMVPLSISMTATIRVGRCLGAGQAERAKTVARTALSLSVVFALLIALLTVLCRNGIVAIYTEDAAVAALAVQLLLYQAAYQIVDGLQVTGIGILRGHNDTRIISVICFAAYWIIGLPLGFALARTNLLIPSMGAAGFWVAYIVALGFGAVCYLLRVRHLHSLAPDDMLLRVKR, from the coding sequence ATGTTTGCAAAATATTTTTCGCTTTCCGAGGCCCGCCGGTTTTATTCGGTGGGTCTGCCCATCTTCATAGCCCAGCTTTCGCAGACGGGCATGACCTTTGCCGATACGGCCATGAGCGGGTTGTACAGCGCCCAGGCTCTGGCTGCCGTTGCGGTTGCCGGTTCCATATGGGCTCCTGTGGCCCTGCTGGGCATAGGCTGCCTGCTGGCGCTCTCACCCTTGAGCGCACAGCTTGTGGGTTCCGGGCGGGCTGACCGCGCGGCGCATCTGTTGCGTCAGGGTCTGTGGCTTACCCTGGGCCTGAGCATCGTGCTGGTAAGTTTTTATTACGCAGTATCATTCCATTTGGAGGTTTTCGGCCTTGAGCCAGAGCTGGCCGAAATGGCAGGGGGGTACCTGCGCGCCATCATGTGGGGTTTGCCGGGTTTTCTCTTTTTTGTGAATCTGCGCAGCTTTCTTGAAGGCTTTGCCCGCACGCGTCCGGCCATGGTTATCGGGTTGCTTGGGCTGGCGCTCAATGTGCCCTGCAACTATGTGTTCATTTACGGCAAGTTCGGCTTGCCAGAACTGGGTGGCGTGGGCTGCGGTGTGGCCTCGGCCATCAGCTTCTGGTTTATGGGCCTGTGCATGCTGTACTATTTACGGCGCGACCCGCAGTACAAAAGCCTTGGGCCGCTGTTTGCCCCCTTGTTCCGGGGCGGCAGCGCGTGCGGCCCACGGTTTGACGGCGCGCTGGTGCTGCGGGTGCTGCGTATTGGTCTGCCTGGGGCGCTGGCCCTGTTTTTTGAAGTGTCGCTTTTTGCTCTCAGCGCCATATTGCTGGCCCCGCTGGGTACGGTGATGGTGGCCGGTCACCAGATCGCGCTCAATTTTGGCGCTCTGGTGTTTATGGTCCCGCTTTCCATCAGCATGACGGCTACCATACGTGTGGGCCGCTGCCTTGGTGCGGGACAGGCCGAACGCGCCAAAACTGTTGCCCGCACGGCCCTGAGCCTGAGCGTTGTTTTTGCCCTGCTCATCGCCCTGCTTACGGTGCTGTGCCGCAATGGTATTGTGGCCATTTATACGGAAGACGCCGCCGTGGCAGCGCTGGCCGTGCAGCTTTTGCTGTATCAGGCGGCTTACCAGATTGTGGACGGCCTGCAGGTGACGGGCATAGGAATTCTGCGCGGGCACAACGACACGCGCATCATTTCCGTCATCTGTTTTGCGGCCTACTGGATTATCGGTCTGCCCCTTGGCTTTGCGCTGGCGCGCACGAATCTGCTGATTCCTTCCATGGGGGCGGCGGGCTTTTGGGTGGCCTACATTGTGGCGCTGGGATTTGGAGCGGTATGCTACTTGCTGCGGGTGCGGCATCTGCATTCCCTCGCACCCGACGACATGCTCTTGCGCGTAAAGCGCTAG
- the moaA gene encoding GTP 3',8-cyclase MoaA, protein MQTCVNPFAPLGNCTASGNELRAVESSGPLCDAHGRVVRYLRLSVTDRCNLRCAYCRSEINQKFIPHPKVLRYEEMVRLVGMMASLGVSKVRLTGGEPFARKGCEELLHQLHSRYPSLDLRLTTNGTLLEPHIPLLRSVGVSAVNLSLDSFDRDTFARVTGRDMLAAVLSSLDGLLRAGIRVKINAVAMRGVNDGQMDDFVHAVRTMPVDLRFIEFMPMGSGTLWGPETFWSAEDIRAEAERRVQLDPVQDSSAEAGPAKMFAVRGGKGRLGFITAVSCHFCGTCNRLRLTSDGNLRTCLFDDREYHLRGILRSPRFDDAQLARVVRMACAGKPIGADLLKARKKGAAVADKHMVGIGG, encoded by the coding sequence ATGCAAACATGTGTAAATCCATTTGCCCCTCTTGGCAACTGTACGGCTTCGGGCAATGAATTACGGGCAGTTGAAAGCTCCGGCCCGCTGTGTGACGCGCATGGCCGCGTAGTACGCTACCTGCGTCTTTCAGTCACAGATCGCTGCAACCTGCGCTGCGCCTACTGCCGTAGCGAAATAAACCAGAAGTTCATACCCCACCCCAAGGTGCTGCGGTATGAGGAAATGGTGCGCCTTGTGGGTATGATGGCCTCGCTGGGCGTTTCAAAGGTGCGGCTGACCGGCGGTGAACCCTTTGCCCGCAAGGGCTGTGAAGAACTCTTGCACCAGCTGCATTCGCGTTACCCCTCTCTTGATCTGCGCCTTACCACCAACGGAACCCTGCTTGAGCCGCACATTCCCCTGCTGCGCTCGGTGGGTGTGAGCGCCGTAAACCTTTCGCTCGACAGTTTTGACCGCGACACCTTTGCCAGGGTCACCGGGCGCGACATGCTGGCCGCGGTGCTGTCTTCGCTGGACGGCCTGCTGCGGGCGGGCATTCGCGTAAAGATTAATGCCGTAGCCATGCGCGGGGTCAACGACGGGCAGATGGACGATTTTGTCCATGCCGTGCGCACCATGCCCGTGGACCTGCGCTTTATCGAATTTATGCCCATGGGCAGCGGCACGCTCTGGGGGCCGGAAACCTTCTGGTCGGCGGAAGACATACGGGCAGAGGCCGAGCGCCGCGTGCAGCTTGACCCTGTGCAGGACAGCAGCGCAGAGGCTGGCCCCGCCAAAATGTTTGCCGTGCGCGGCGGCAAGGGGCGGCTGGGGTTCATTACCGCTGTTTCGTGTCACTTCTGCGGCACGTGCAACAGGTTGCGCCTCACCAGCGACGGCAACCTGCGCACCTGTCTTTTTGACGACAGAGAGTATCACCTGCGCGGCATTCTGCGCAGCCCCCGCTTTGACGACGCCCAACTGGCCCGCGTTGTGCGTATGGCCTGCGCCGGCAAGCCCATTGGCGCCGATCTGCTCAAGGCCCGCAAAAAGGGTGCAGCCGTGGCCGACAAGCACATGGTGGGTATTGGCGGCTAG
- a CDS encoding ACT domain-containing protein — protein MRLQIIEGKFSVCKVENLRAVNFNIPWLFVGKTDAEISVVCLTVDVPHATLAREDGWRALRVAEKMDFVLTGVMAGISTVLAKAGISIFAVSTFDTDYILVKAENLDLAQTALEAGGYSIENPVR, from the coding sequence ATGCGGCTACAAATAATTGAAGGAAAGTTCAGCGTTTGCAAGGTCGAGAACCTGCGTGCCGTCAATTTTAACATTCCGTGGCTCTTTGTGGGCAAGACAGATGCCGAAATTTCGGTGGTGTGTCTGACTGTGGATGTGCCCCACGCCACCCTTGCCCGAGAGGACGGCTGGCGCGCCCTGCGAGTGGCCGAAAAAATGGATTTTGTCCTCACCGGCGTGATGGCGGGTATTTCAACAGTGCTGGCAAAGGCGGGCATCAGTATTTTTGCCGTTTCCACCTTTGATACGGATTATATACTTGTAAAGGCCGAGAATCTTGATCTGGCCCAAACAGCGCTTGAAGCGGGCGGTTACAGCATCGAGAACCCGGTGCGTTAG
- the miaB gene encoding tRNA (N6-isopentenyl adenosine(37)-C2)-methylthiotransferase MiaB has translation MIEKTYHIITFGCQMNVHDSHWLGRALGARGFFEAPLEDAQVVVVNTCSVREKPEQKVMSTLGRIRQVTGGNPAVLVCVAGCVAQQLGESIFEKESQVRLVAGSDGIGNAPQAIERLLENPAQRLSLLDFTSQYVEREATTEPGVVSGAVAYANIMQGCDNFCAYCIVPFTRGRQKSRSSTAIIDECKVLLDNGAREITLLGQNVNAFGQDKSGDGTSFAALLHKVAALPGLERLRYVTPHPKDMGPEDIAAFAELPQLCPRLHLPMQAGSDAVLARMKRRYDSAAFLDLVERLRAARPDLALSTDLIVGFPGETEQDFQDTLSMMRASNFMSSFSFCYSDRPGTRASLFPDKIPAEVAQDRLLRLQALQDELGARWLQQRVDDETTLLIENRSPKEGQGPEPSWQGRDPYGAPVHVELPAQADHTGRLVRVRVSQAKKHSLMAQRLGEPW, from the coding sequence ATGATTGAAAAGACGTACCATATCATCACTTTTGGCTGTCAGATGAACGTGCACGACTCCCACTGGCTGGGGCGTGCCCTTGGCGCTCGCGGTTTTTTTGAAGCGCCGCTCGAAGACGCACAGGTGGTGGTGGTCAATACCTGTTCCGTGCGCGAAAAGCCGGAACAGAAGGTTATGAGCACACTTGGCCGCATCCGCCAGGTTACGGGCGGCAACCCCGCCGTACTGGTGTGCGTGGCCGGTTGCGTGGCCCAGCAACTGGGCGAGAGCATTTTTGAAAAAGAAAGCCAGGTGCGCCTTGTGGCGGGCAGCGACGGCATTGGCAATGCTCCGCAGGCCATCGAGCGTCTGCTCGAAAACCCCGCCCAGCGTCTCTCTCTGCTCGACTTCACCAGCCAGTACGTGGAGCGCGAGGCCACAACCGAACCCGGCGTGGTCAGCGGTGCCGTGGCCTATGCCAACATCATGCAGGGGTGCGACAATTTTTGCGCCTACTGCATAGTGCCCTTTACCCGTGGCCGCCAGAAATCGCGCAGCAGCACTGCAATCATTGATGAATGCAAGGTACTGCTCGACAATGGCGCGCGGGAGATCACCCTGCTGGGGCAGAACGTCAACGCCTTTGGGCAGGACAAAAGCGGCGACGGCACAAGCTTTGCCGCCCTGCTGCACAAAGTGGCCGCCCTGCCGGGTCTTGAACGCCTGCGCTACGTCACCCCGCACCCCAAGGATATGGGGCCGGAAGACATAGCCGCCTTTGCGGAACTGCCTCAGCTGTGCCCCCGCCTGCACCTGCCCATGCAGGCCGGTTCAGATGCGGTGCTGGCCCGCATGAAACGTCGCTACGACAGCGCGGCCTTTCTTGACCTTGTGGAACGTCTGCGCGCGGCGCGGCCCGATCTGGCCCTTTCCACAGATCTTATAGTGGGCTTTCCCGGCGAAACAGAACAGGATTTTCAGGACACATTGAGCATGATGCGCGCCAGCAACTTCATGTCCAGTTTTTCCTTCTGCTATTCCGACAGGCCGGGCACGCGGGCATCGCTGTTTCCCGACAAGATTCCCGCCGAGGTCGCACAGGACAGGTTGCTCCGCCTTCAGGCACTTCAGGACGAGCTGGGCGCGCGCTGGTTGCAGCAGCGGGTTGACGACGAAACAACCCTGCTTATTGAAAACCGCAGCCCCAAGGAAGGTCAGGGGCCGGAACCCAGCTGGCAGGGGCGCGACCCCTACGGCGCGCCTGTGCACGTGGAACTGCCCGCTCAGGCAGACCACACGGGCCGTCTGGTTCGGGTGCGCGTCAGCCAGGCCAAAAAACACAGCCTCATGGCCCAACGACTGGGGGAACCATGGTAG
- a CDS encoding heavy metal translocating P-type ATPase has product MDSTKLAPLQATACCASCGPVPSKGPSCDQDHGCSCCTPTPTTDTAADQEYSCACCSSDHDHEHGPEDQRRELIKMGISALLFAIGMVADDKFEAFMPSWLVIAVFYALPYILCGYEVLRVGFKSILKGDFFNEFTLMGGATIAAIALGQLPEAVGVMLFYCVGEFVQERAAGRSRRSIKALLAARPSVAHEMLADGSTRDVEPEVLGPGSHILVRPGEKIPLDGAVLEGESQVDTSPLTGESVPQRIAPGSRVLAGTINLNAALRVEVTTAFADSSIARILEMVENAVARKAPTERFITRMARWYTPAVTGIALLVAVLPPLFGLGPFSQWIYRALVLLVISCPCALLISIPLGYFGGIGAASRRGILIKGGAVLDSLRDIRVAALDKTGTLTEGVFEVNALLPAPGIAETDLLAAAALAESRSNHPIARSILRAAHNHGIITDDASLTSMQEVPGMGVVAATAAAELLAGNAALLTSRGLTPMEVNLPGSVVHVARDGKVLGALVVADRLKPQSPQAIEDLRHLGVQQIVMLTGDREEQARPVAQQLKLDSLRAGLLPEDKAGALEALGPVKNTIFVGDGINDAPVLATAGVGVAMGGLGAEAAIETADVVILDDNPARLPELLRIARRTRTIVWQNIVMALGIKGLFMALGIVGLSGLWEAVFADVGVALMAVLNAARAGKIEN; this is encoded by the coding sequence ATGGATTCCACCAAGCTTGCTCCCTTGCAGGCCACAGCCTGCTGCGCTTCATGCGGCCCCGTACCCAGCAAAGGGCCATCTTGCGATCAAGACCACGGCTGCTCGTGTTGCACACCCACCCCAACCACTGACACTGCCGCAGATCAGGAATACAGCTGCGCCTGCTGCTCGAGCGATCACGACCACGAACACGGCCCGGAAGATCAAAGGCGCGAGCTGATTAAAATGGGCATCTCTGCCCTGCTGTTTGCCATCGGTATGGTTGCAGACGACAAGTTTGAAGCCTTCATGCCAAGCTGGCTCGTCATAGCCGTATTCTACGCCCTGCCATATATATTGTGTGGCTATGAGGTATTGCGCGTTGGCTTCAAGAGCATTTTGAAGGGCGACTTTTTTAATGAATTCACACTGATGGGCGGCGCGACCATAGCGGCCATAGCTCTGGGGCAACTGCCCGAGGCTGTAGGCGTGATGCTGTTTTACTGCGTGGGTGAATTTGTGCAGGAACGCGCCGCAGGGCGCTCGCGCCGCTCCATCAAAGCCCTGCTTGCGGCCCGGCCTAGTGTTGCCCATGAAATGCTGGCCGATGGCAGCACGCGCGACGTGGAACCGGAGGTTCTTGGCCCCGGCAGCCACATTCTAGTACGCCCAGGCGAAAAGATTCCTCTGGATGGAGCTGTGCTTGAAGGCGAATCACAGGTTGATACCTCGCCCCTTACAGGCGAATCCGTACCTCAGCGCATAGCCCCCGGCAGCCGCGTGTTGGCCGGAACCATCAATCTTAACGCTGCGTTACGTGTGGAAGTTACCACGGCTTTTGCCGATTCATCCATTGCACGCATACTTGAGATGGTGGAAAACGCCGTGGCCCGCAAGGCTCCCACGGAGCGTTTCATCACCCGCATGGCCCGCTGGTACACCCCGGCCGTAACCGGCATCGCCCTGCTGGTGGCAGTGCTGCCGCCACTGTTTGGGCTTGGCCCCTTCTCGCAGTGGATATACCGCGCCCTGGTGCTGCTGGTTATTTCGTGCCCTTGCGCCCTGCTCATATCCATTCCGCTTGGCTACTTTGGCGGCATCGGTGCAGCCTCGCGACGGGGCATACTTATCAAGGGCGGCGCTGTGCTCGACAGCCTGCGCGACATCCGCGTGGCGGCTCTGGACAAAACCGGAACCCTCACCGAAGGAGTGTTTGAAGTAAACGCCCTGCTGCCCGCCCCTGGCATTGCAGAGACAGACCTGCTGGCCGCAGCCGCTCTGGCAGAGAGCCGTTCAAATCACCCCATTGCGCGTTCCATCCTGCGTGCCGCGCACAACCATGGAATTATTACTGACGACGCATCCCTCACCAGTATGCAGGAAGTGCCCGGCATGGGCGTGGTAGCCGCCACAGCCGCAGCGGAGCTGTTGGCGGGCAACGCCGCCCTGCTGACAAGCCGTGGGCTTACCCCAATGGAGGTGAACCTCCCCGGTAGCGTGGTACACGTTGCAAGGGATGGCAAGGTGCTGGGCGCGCTGGTGGTGGCCGACCGCCTCAAGCCGCAGTCGCCGCAGGCCATTGAAGACCTGCGCCATCTTGGCGTGCAACAGATTGTCATGCTCACGGGCGACCGGGAAGAACAGGCCCGCCCCGTGGCCCAACAGCTCAAGCTTGATTCGCTGCGCGCAGGCCTGCTGCCCGAAGACAAGGCCGGAGCCCTCGAAGCCCTTGGCCCGGTAAAGAATACCATCTTTGTGGGCGACGGCATCAACGATGCCCCGGTGCTGGCAACAGCCGGCGTGGGCGTGGCCATGGGCGGCCTGGGCGCAGAGGCGGCCATTGAGACAGCCGACGTGGTGATTCTGGACGACAACCCCGCCCGCCTGCCAGAGCTTTTGCGCATAGCACGCCGCACCCGAACCATCGTGTGGCAAAACATTGTCATGGCGCTGGGCATCAAGGGGCTGTTCATGGCCCTTGGCATCGTGGGACTCTCCGGCCTGTGGGAAGCCGTATTTGCTGATGTGGGCGTGGCGCTGATGGCCGTGCTTAACGCTGCCCGCGCAGGCAAGATAGAAAACTAG
- the ruvA gene encoding Holliday junction branch migration protein RuvA, whose product MIAYLEGRLAEIWGNACLIVTEGGVGYEVALPAHTLAALPGRGEPLALYTSLAVREDALELFGFATFEERQTFEVLVSISKVGARTALGILSIFRPDDLRRVVLEDDVLALTRVSGIGKKTAEHVFLELKYKLKVEDVPQAAVLSSGTRPGSVFRDVLDGLGNLGYEPDECAPLVKKLLHEEPDLDVTGALRASLKALARGKA is encoded by the coding sequence ATGATCGCCTATCTTGAAGGCCGACTGGCCGAAATATGGGGCAATGCCTGCCTGATCGTTACCGAGGGTGGCGTGGGCTACGAAGTGGCCCTGCCTGCCCATACGCTGGCCGCCCTGCCCGGCAGGGGGGAGCCCCTGGCTCTGTACACAAGTCTTGCCGTGCGTGAAGACGCGCTGGAACTTTTTGGCTTTGCCACGTTTGAAGAGCGACAGACCTTTGAGGTGCTGGTTTCCATCTCCAAGGTAGGCGCGCGCACTGCTTTGGGCATTCTTTCCATTTTCAGGCCCGACGACCTGCGCCGTGTGGTGCTGGAAGACGACGTGCTGGCCCTCACCCGCGTTTCGGGCATTGGCAAAAAAACCGCCGAGCACGTTTTTCTGGAGCTCAAATACAAGCTCAAGGTCGAGGATGTGCCGCAGGCTGCGGTGCTGAGCTCTGGCACGAGGCCCGGTTCGGTGTTTCGTGATGTGCTCGACGGCCTTGGCAACCTTGGCTACGAGCCGGACGAGTGCGCCCCGCTGGTTAAAAAACTGCTGCACGAAGAGCCGGATCTTGACGTTACCGGTGCACTGCGCGCCTCCCTCAAGGCGCTCGCCAGAGGTAAGGCCTGA
- a CDS encoding DUF5334 domain-containing protein gives MKHLLFGAALLGCLCMTIPALAWDGFDADSADLVEVIPDRAPSKGDTVDVRNYDKDATETCLVESVVRNARTVELVVRTPAGVARTLVMEGR, from the coding sequence ATGAAACACCTGCTATTCGGAGCCGCCCTGCTGGGCTGCCTTTGCATGACCATACCCGCTCTGGCCTGGGACGGTTTTGATGCCGATTCCGCCGACCTTGTAGAAGTCATCCCCGACCGTGCTCCCTCCAAGGGCGACACAGTGGATGTGCGCAACTACGACAAGGATGCCACAGAAACCTGCCTGGTAGAATCTGTTGTCCGCAATGCCCGCACAGTGGAGCTTGTGGTACGTACGCCAGCCGGAGTAGCCCGCACCCTTGTAATGGAAGGCCGCTAG
- a CDS encoding bifunctional nuclease family protein, whose product MVEMRVFGLTIDPQSKTPIVVLREASGDAVLPVWVGAMEAMAISLVLNNESLPRPLTHDLFLMTLKAFKAELRRVEINDLREGTYYAVLVLSGPDGRTRIDCRPSDAIALAMRAAAPILVEEEVLRLSAEEQQKVEQGTAVEVSTPVPDAATDMVRRAGARKEADMLSGALMRNGELPTSLSADEETRYRDLLRSLDPVSRRKM is encoded by the coding sequence ATGGTAGAAATGCGCGTTTTCGGCCTCACCATCGACCCGCAAAGCAAAACGCCCATCGTGGTGCTGCGCGAGGCCAGCGGCGACGCCGTGCTGCCCGTATGGGTCGGCGCCATGGAGGCCATGGCCATTTCGCTGGTACTCAACAACGAAAGCCTGCCCCGCCCGCTCACGCATGATCTTTTTCTCATGACGCTCAAAGCCTTCAAGGCCGAGCTGCGGCGCGTGGAAATCAACGACCTGCGAGAAGGCACATACTATGCCGTGCTGGTACTCTCTGGCCCGGATGGCAGAACCCGCATAGACTGCCGCCCCTCGGACGCCATTGCCCTTGCCATGCGCGCCGCTGCTCCCATTCTGGTGGAGGAGGAAGTGCTGCGTCTCTCGGCCGAAGAGCAGCAAAAAGTCGAACAGGGTACGGCTGTTGAAGTAAGTACTCCCGTGCCCGACGCGGCCACGGACATGGTGCGCCGCGCGGGAGCCCGCAAGGAAGCCGACATGCTGAGCGGAGCGCTGATGCGCAACGGCGAGCTGCCTACATCGCTTTCTGCCGATGAAGAAACCCGATATCGCGACTTGCTGCGCTCTCTTGACCCTGTTTCGCGGCGCAAAATGTAG
- the ruvB gene encoding Holliday junction branch migration DNA helicase RuvB: MSDSTSQDFACATDCGTGIDESVRPRSLDDFIGQDELRANLRVYLGAARERGKALDHTLFYGNPGLGKTTLAQIMASELGVNLVCTSGPVLERSGDLAAILTNLNRHDILFVDEIHRMPIAVEEVLYPAMEDFKLDLVIGQGPAARTVKIDLEPFTLVGATTRMGLISSPLRDRFGIVARLEYYTPDDLARVVQRTARILGVEVTTDGAAEIGRRSRGTPRIANRLLRRVRDFALVHGDGMVTGDQASAALKRMDVDELGLDQMDRKLLEVLIKHYDGGPVGIKTLAVACSEEVRTIEDIYEPYLIQCGFLKRTPRGRMATALAYRHLKMLLS; the protein is encoded by the coding sequence ATGTCTGATTCCACCAGTCAGGACTTTGCCTGCGCCACAGACTGCGGCACGGGCATCGACGAAAGTGTTCGCCCCCGCAGCCTTGACGATTTTATCGGGCAGGACGAGTTGCGCGCCAACCTGCGCGTGTACCTTGGCGCAGCGCGAGAGCGAGGCAAGGCCCTCGATCACACCCTTTTTTACGGCAACCCCGGTCTTGGAAAAACCACTCTGGCACAGATCATGGCATCCGAGCTGGGCGTCAACCTTGTGTGCACATCGGGGCCGGTACTTGAGCGTAGCGGCGATCTTGCCGCCATCCTCACCAATCTCAACCGGCACGACATCCTTTTTGTGGATGAAATCCACCGCATGCCCATTGCCGTGGAAGAAGTGCTGTACCCAGCCATGGAAGACTTCAAGCTTGATCTTGTGATCGGGCAGGGGCCTGCGGCGCGCACGGTCAAGATTGATCTTGAGCCCTTTACCCTTGTGGGGGCCACCACTCGCATGGGCTTGATATCTTCGCCGCTGCGCGACCGGTTTGGTATTGTGGCGCGGCTTGAATACTACACGCCCGACGATCTGGCCCGCGTGGTGCAGCGCACGGCGCGCATTCTTGGGGTGGAGGTGACCACCGACGGCGCGGCGGAAATTGGCCGTCGTTCACGCGGCACGCCCCGTATTGCCAACCGGCTGTTGCGCCGTGTGCGCGACTTTGCGCTGGTGCACGGCGACGGCATGGTGACTGGCGACCAGGCCTCGGCTGCGCTGAAGCGCATGGATGTGGATGAGCTGGGTCTTGACCAGATGGACCGCAAGCTGCTGGAAGTGCTCATCAAGCATTACGACGGCGGGCCAGTGGGCATCAAAACCCTGGCGGTGGCCTGCTCGGAAGAAGTGCGTACCATTGAGGATATTTACGAGCCCTATCTCATACAGTGCGGTTTTTTGAAACGCACTCCACGGGGGCGCATGGCAACGGCTCTGGCTTACCGGCACTTGAAAATGCTGCTTTCTTAG